The genomic region ATCACACGAGCCGTCGACACGTCACAGAAGCCTGTTCCGGTGGCGCCGCTTGCAGCGCTGGACGTCCATGTGCTCGCGGAGCTCCTCCGCTGGTTCGGCCCGTTCACCAGCCCTGAGAGGTTGCTCCCCAAATACGCCTACGCTTCACCGGGAGCGCTGAACGCCACCACGATCTACCTCGAGGCCTGCGGCATCGAGGGCCTGCTGGATGGGATGTACGAGTACCGCCACGCCTCGCATGGCTTGAGGAGGGTCGGCCCCGTTGAGAGCGAGTTGCCCGGTCCTCTGCGTTTCCACTTCGTCGGAAGTCGCCGCGCCATCGATTCCGTATACGCAACGAACATCGACGAAGTGCTGCACTTCGAGGGCGGACACATGGCAGGTCTCCTCGACCATGCTGCGGCTCAGATCGGTTACTCGGCACAACTCCAACCGTCGACCCAGGACGCTCGCATCGTCGCCGCGGAGCACGTCTGCACCGCGGTGATCGACCTCGGCCCCGCAGCGCCGGCTGGGGATGACCTGCCGGTCCGGGTGACCGTTCAAATGCACGACAGCGTCAAGGACGCACGATCCGGCACCTACGACGTCGGCCCCGCGGGACTCCGACGGCTCAGTGCAGACATCATCGAGCGACGGCACGTCATCGCGATCAACCAGGAGACCTACGACCGGTCGAGCTTCGGTGTCGGACTCTCGGTTCCGAGTACCGCGGGATGGCGTGGATTCGTAGCCCTAGGGAGGGCGCTGCAACGGCTGCAGATGAACTCGGAGGGGATCGGGCTGATGTCGGCCGGTTACTCCTCGCTCACCGGGCGCGATCTCCCCTCGGCTCTGCAATATGCGAACATCGTCGGAGACGCCTCGATCATGTACTTCGCGGTCGCCGGGCCGGTGTCCGAGGAGCAGATCCGCTCGACCGGCATGCACGAGGACTCTGTCCACACTCGTGGTCCCGAAGAGATCCTTCGGGACGATCTTCGCCGCACCCTGCCCTACTACATGGTTCCCTCGCGCATCACCATCGTCGACGAGATACCCGTCTCCAGCAGCGGCAAGCACGACAGGGCGGCCCTCGTCTCCGTCGTTGAGGCATCCGTCGCACCTCATGCTGTTGTGACACCACCGAAGACCGACCTCGAGCGCAGCCTCCTGGACCTCTGGAATGAGACGCTCAGGTCGGATCATCGGTCCGTGACCGCGGACTTCTTCGACCTGGGCGGAAACTCACTCGACGCAGTCCAGCTCATCAACCGCATAAATCGCGTCCTCGGGGTTCTGTTGCCCGTCCAGACGGTATTCGAACGCCCGACGGTACGCGGTCTGGCGGAAGTGCTGTCTTCGAGGTCATTGGCGATGTCCCGTCTCATCAAGCTCGCCGATGGTCCCGGTCCCGTATGCGTCGTCTGGCCCGGGCTCGGCGGCTACCCGATGAACCTGAGGGCGTTCGCTGAGCATCTCTCCTCGAAGTTCACTGTCTACGCTGTTCAGACCCACGGACTCAACGTCGGTGAAGTCCCCTACACGACCCTGCGCGAGATGATCGATCGTGACATCATGCTCATCGACGGTGCGCTGGGCGATCAAGACCTGGCGATCGCCGGGTACTCATTCGGCGCGAGGGTGGCGACCGAGGTAGCGGCGACGTTGACCGCCAGGGGCCGAGCCATCAAACAGGTAATCCTCTTGGCGCCCGGATCGCCGTTCGTGCCCGGTCTGCCTCTGAGCTCTGGTGACGGATTCGGTGACTCGTATTTCAGGCACATGGCATATTCGGTGTTCGTAGGACGACTTCCTGACGATGAGGCTGCCGCTCAGCTAGCCTCCATGACCGACCAGGAGTCTTTTCTCGAGGCGTTGACTCTCTGGCGTCCTGGGTTCGACCTGGAGCTGGCGGCAAGGATCCTCGCGGTTGCATCAACCACATTCGGATTCCGCGGCGACACCGTCACGGACGTCGACGGCCTTCTGGCCAAGATGCACGTCTTCGCGGCGCTCGGGGACACTCCGTCCTTCTTGCGATCGAATGAAGTGCCCCTCGAAGAACATGGGCAGCTGCGTCGTCTCTCCGTCGATCACTACGCCATCCTGCGTGATCCCGCGGTAGAAACCGTGGTGGGCATGTTGGAAGCTCGCCAGGTTCGGGTGGGCTGATGCCTCATCTCAAGGTGTGGCACTATGCGCCCGAGTTGACTCCGGAGAAGAAGCAACTTCTCGTGGATGCCTTCGAGGCTGTCACCGTCGAGATCCTCGCTTCTAGGCGCGGACATGGCCGGTGTGGAGGTTTTCGGTGATCTGACGGACTTGGAGCACTTCGCCTCCGAAGAGGACCTGCTCGTGGGCGCATCTGCGGCCCGGTTGGCGGAGTTCCGTACCGCACGGTCATGCGCTCGACAAGCGCTGCAACTGCTCGGGTCGCCGGCATCGAACATCTTGAGGGGCCATGACCGCGCCCCGATCTGGTCGGCGGGCGTCACCGGCAGCATTACGCACCGTGATGGATACCGGGCGGCAGTCGTGGCGAAGAAGAGCCGGGTGTCGGCTATCGTAATCGATGCTGAACAGGATCTGCCCCTCCCCGATGGAGTGGCCGACATGACTTTGACCGCTCCGGACTGGGCGTCCGTTCGGGGCCTCACGGCGAACCACAATTGGGATCGCCTGCTCTTCAGCGCCAAAGAGGCTGTCTTCATGCTTGCATCAGGACTGGGAGCACCTACGACGATCGACATCATACGGGTGCACACCGACGGGCAGATCGACGTGATGGCCAGAGAGGCCGGATTCGACATAGACGCCCGGTGGGTGGAGGCACGCGGGCTTCTCGTCACGGCGGTTGCGGCTCGTACGCGTTAGTCGTTCGTGTCGAGAGGGGTCCAGTCCCGATCACTGGTCTAGCGACGTCGCGACGCTTCGGACGCAGTCGCCAGGCCCATGTCTGCGTTGCGCGCGTCAAACGCGAGCCACCGGCTTGCCTGGCTCCGGTCGGCAAGCCGTGACCCGACCGCGGCGTTCCCGCTGGCTGCGGCGGTAACGGCTACTTCGCCCCAGCCGCCCTCGCTTGCGGCGAGTCGAAGAGTGAGCTGTCCCCAGGTCGGATTCGCGTAGACGACCTGGGCGTCCGTAAGACTGTCAATCCGTTCCCCAGAGAGGTCGCCTCGCACTTCTTCGCGCGAAGCGAAACGCGCTTCCCGGTACTCCTGTCGCCGTTCGTCCACTTCCGTCCGCAGCGCTCCTTAGCGTGGGACTTCAATGGGTGCTGGCGAACAGCGGTCAGGTAGCTGAAATCCACCGCCTCGCCATCGACGCGGCGGATCCAGATCCCGATCGGATTGGCCCCGACGAACACACCACTCGCATCGCGAGCTCGGTCGATGAAGAACTCCTTCACGCCCGGGCCCGTCTTCTCAGCGTGGTCCGGGTGACGTTCGAGGAGTTCGATGAGCATCCGGTGGTGGACTGGGTCGGAGATCGCGACCCCGACCGAGTAGCCGGAGTCGCGCAGAATAGCGCGGAACGCTGCCTCGGCCGCCGAGCGCGTCGGCCAGCTGAACGTCCCGAGAAGTATAGGGATACTGGCCATGACCATCACCCCATGGCATCACCACCGTGATCACAGCGAACGATCGGGAAGACCGCGGCGTGAAGGCACCCCGCCCCTCCCCGGAGCACATGTCCTGCCGTAACCTTGCCGCATGAGTCTTTCCTACGACGACGTTCGGAATCTCCCGCTGTCCGATTTGAGCCTGAACCTGCTCAGATCGTTGGGCTCCGACCCGAACTTCAACAACTTGATACAGGGGTTCAAGCAACGAGGCGGCTACGACCAGCCCACGCCGTCCGACCTCGACGCGATGCTGGCTCGACTGTCGGATGCGTGGGCATGGCTCGAGTCGCATGCTCTGATCGGCCCCTCATCACGAAACCCCCAAAGCAACAATTGGAGCCGAGTCACGACCACGGGGACGGCCCTGCTCGATGACCCCAACGCGCTCCCGAAGGTCTGGGCGGAAGATC from Clavibacter michiganensis subsp. insidiosus harbors:
- a CDS encoding amino acid adenylation domain-containing protein, with protein sequence MNANESFDSHDEVESLPVMLKAAVAADPGKAAVVAENTMMTYSQLWARATAQAEHLRRVGVRPGDYVGLYLEPGERLLVAVWAVLLADAAYVPLAVDYPSERIRYMIAQSAVAHIITDDVSASPARKLTPDGVHVHIAGEGTPTLAGAYDPDMSGSAYVIFTSGSTGKPKGVVIPHSAITHQMRWLAQEMALGQARILLKTPTSFDAAQWELLANAVGGTVIVGEAGIHRDPSRIRALVDSQHATHLQCVPTLWRALCREPEFARCESLTHVFSGGEALTPGDAKDIMQTLPHARLFNLYGPTETTINATSHRVGVDDVDPPDPVVTIGRPIPGCSVHILDAKRQPVALGDHGELAIGGPQVASGYLNDAARTEERFVTIEREGVATRVYLTGDIVSRDSAGALHFHGRTDDQVKVNGHRVETEEVRLAVEQHHWVRSAAVVPWKDPRDGVARLAAFVELDPHEAALMDADRAGQHHRSKKGHEQVLAQLAVLSRDGDRPDDVVLANAEGTPEQRRFAFGRKTYRFYEGGQLTVEDITRAVDTSQKPVPVAPLAALDVHVLAELLRWFGPFTSPERLLPKYAYASPGALNATTIYLEACGIEGLLDGMYEYRHASHGLRRVGPVESELPGPLRFHFVGSRRAIDSVYATNIDEVLHFEGGHMAGLLDHAAAQIGYSAQLQPSTQDARIVAAEHVCTAVIDLGPAAPAGDDLPVRVTVQMHDSVKDARSGTYDVGPAGLRRLSADIIERRHVIAINQETYDRSSFGVGLSVPSTAGWRGFVALGRALQRLQMNSEGIGLMSAGYSSLTGRDLPSALQYANIVGDASIMYFAVAGPVSEEQIRSTGMHEDSVHTRGPEEILRDDLRRTLPYYMVPSRITIVDEIPVSSSGKHDRAALVSVVEASVAPHAVVTPPKTDLERSLLDLWNETLRSDHRSVTADFFDLGGNSLDAVQLINRINRVLGVLLPVQTVFERPTVRGLAEVLSSRSLAMSRLIKLADGPGPVCVVWPGLGGYPMNLRAFAEHLSSKFTVYAVQTHGLNVGEVPYTTLREMIDRDIMLIDGALGDQDLAIAGYSFGARVATEVAATLTARGRAIKQVILLAPGSPFVPGLPLSSGDGFGDSYFRHMAYSVFVGRLPDDEAAAQLASMTDQESFLEALTLWRPGFDLELAARILAVASTTFGFRGDTVTDVDGLLAKMHVFAALGDTPSFLRSNEVPLEEHGQLRRLSVDHYAILRDPAVETVVGMLEARQVRVG
- a CDS encoding 4'-phosphopantetheinyl transferase family protein; translated protein: MAGVEVFGDLTDLEHFASEEDLLVGASAARLAEFRTARSCARQALQLLGSPASNILRGHDRAPIWSAGVTGSITHRDGYRAAVVAKKSRVSAIVIDAEQDLPLPDGVADMTLTAPDWASVRGLTANHNWDRLLFSAKEAVFMLASGLGAPTTIDIIRVHTDGQIDVMAREAGFDIDARWVEARGLLVTAVAARTR
- a CDS encoding DCL family protein — translated: MASIPILLGTFSWPTRSAAEAAFRAILRDSGYSVGVAISDPVHHRMLIELLERHPDHAEKTGPGVKEFFIDRARDASGVFVGANPIGIWIRRVDGEAVDFSYLTAVRQHPLKSHAKERCGRKWTNGDRSTGKRVSLRAKKCEATSLGNGLTVLRTPRSSTRIRPGDSSLFDSPQARAAGAK